In Brienomyrus brachyistius isolate T26 chromosome 25, BBRACH_0.4, whole genome shotgun sequence, a single window of DNA contains:
- the ube2kb gene encoding ubiquitin-conjugating enzyme E2Kb (UBC1 homolog, yeast): MANIAVQRIKREFKEVLKSEETSKNQIKVDLVDENFTELKGEIAGPPDTPYEGGRYQLEIKIPETYPFNPPKVRFITKIWHPNISSVTGAICLDILKDQWAAAMTLRTVLLSLQALLAAAEPDDPQDAVVANQYKQNPEMFKQTARLWAHVYAGAAVSSAEYTRKIDKLCAMGFDKNAVIVALSSKSWDVETATELLLSN; encoded by the exons ATGGCTAACATCGCAGTGCAGAGGATCAAACGGGAGTTTAAGGAGGTGCTGAAGAGCGAAGAG ACGAGCAAGAATCAAATTAAGGTGGACCTTGTAGAtgaaaattttacagagctgaagGGGGAGATTGCAGGGCCGCCCGACACGCCGTATGAGG gTGGGAGGTATCAGCTGGAAATTAAGATCCCAGAAACGTACCCATTCAACCCGCCAAAG GTACGATTTATAACGAAGATATGGCACCCCAATATTAGCTCAGTCACTGGAGCGATATGCCTGGATATTCTTAAAGACCAATG GGCAGCCGCCATGACGTTACGCACCGTGCTACTATCGCTGCAGGCCTTGCTGGCCGCCGCCGAGCCAGATGACCCTCAGGATGCGGTGGTGGCCAATCAG TACAAGCAGAACCCGGAGATGTTCAAGCAGACGGCGCGGCTGTGGGCGCACGTCTATGCCGGGGCGGCCGTCTCCAGTGCCGAGTACACCCGCAAAATCGACAAGCTGTGTGCCATGGGTTTCGATAAG AACGCAGTAATAGTGGCCTTGTCCTCCAAATCCTGGGACGTGGAGACTGCAACTGAGCTACTACTGAGCAACTGA
- the smim14 gene encoding small integral membrane protein 14 isoform X2 produces the protein MAEDGFDLCECICSHEHAMRRLINLLRQSQSYCTDTECLQELPSPGIPEGGDLTLPMILMGWVLIALVLFLLRPASLRGPGAAGKPSGPHNNQEREPPSPPVD, from the exons ATGGCGGAGGATGGATTTGATCTGTGCGAGTGCATCTGTTCCCACGAACATGCCATGAGAAGACTGATAAACCTG CTCCGACAGTCCCAGTCCTACTGCACAGACACAGAATGTCTTCAAGAAT TGCCCAGCCCCGGCATCCCAGAGGGCGGTGATCTGACGTTGCCAATGATCTTGATGGGCTGGGTGCTTATTGCCCTGGTCCTCTTCCTCCTAAGACCTGCCAGCCTGAGGGGCCCCGGTGCTGCTGGGAAGCCGTCCGGCCCGCATAAT AATCAAGAAAGAGAGCCGCCGAGCCCACCTGTGGACTAG
- the pds5a gene encoding sister chromatid cohesion protein PDS5 homolog A, giving the protein MEFPQQQKAAEGKITYPPGVKEITDKISNDEVVKRLKMVVKTFMDMDQDSEDEKQQYLALALHLASEFFLRNPNKDVRLLVACCLADIFRIYAPEAPYTSHDKLKDIFLFITRQLKGLEDTKSPQFNRYFYLLENLAWVKSYNICFELEDCNEIFIQLFKTLFSVINTSHNQKVQMHMLDLMSSIITEGDGVTQELLDTILINLIPAHKNLNKQAYDLAKVLLKRTVQTIETCIANFFNQVLVLGKSSVSDLSEHVFDLIQELFATDPLLLLSVMPQLEFKLKSNDGEERLAVVRLLAKLFGARDSELANQNRPLWQCFLGRFNDIHVPVRLECVKFASHCLMNHPDLAKDLTDYLKVRSHDPEEAIRHDVIVTIINAGKKDLNLVNDQLLGFVRERTLDKRWRVRKEAMMGLAQLFKKYCLHHEAGKESAQKISWIKDKLLHIYYQNSIDDKLLVEKIFAQYMVPHSLETEEKMKCLYYLYACLDPNAVKALNEMWKCQNMLRSVVRELLDLHKLPLSEANTAAMFGKLLTITKNLPDPGKAQDFMKKFNQVLGEDEKLRSLLDQLISPTCSCKQAEVCVREITRKLTFPKQPANPFLEMVKFLLERIAPVHIDSEAISSLVKLLNRSIEGTADDDDEGVTPDTAIRSGLELLKVLSFTHPTSFHSAETYESLLQCLKMEDDKVAEAAIQIFRNTGQKIEAELPHIRSTLIPILHHKAKRGTPHQAKQAVHCIHAIFHNKEVQLAQIFEPLSRSLNGDVPEQLITPLVSLGHISMLAPDQFASPMKSIVANFIVKDLLMNDRSIGNKVGKLWSSDEEVSPEVLAKVQAIKLLVRWLLGMKNNQSKSANSTLRLLSAMLVSEGDLTEQKKISKSDMSRLRLAAGGAIMKLAQEPCYHDIITPEQFQLCGLVINDECYQVRQIFAQKLHMALAKLLLPLEYMAVFALCAKDPVKERRAHARQCLLKNISVRREYIKQNPVAHEKLPSLLPEYVVPYMIHLLAHDPDFTKPQDFDQLRDLKECLWFMLEVLMTKNENNSHAFLRKMVENIKQTKDAQAPDDPKANEKLYVVCDVALFVIVNKSTSCHLDSPKDPVLPTKFFTPPDKDFVNDKEFLSMEARTMLLTGKPKASPVLATVNKPLTVAGRRPYTKSTASEGSVSMSGLSEPISPVGNRARVAGAEAAGPGASENEENPVSKADGGKKESSSETGQASVKKRGAGATQSPHPENNVIPDGATAAVTPTPVPTKPRRGRPPKSLTAGGATSAGGAGRGRKRAAPTPDNTGSPTVEPITIKIPKQPEADGKRATTQRQMDLQR; this is encoded by the exons GACATTTTCCTGTTCATCACCAGACAGCTAAAAGGTTTGGAGGACACTAAAAGTCCTCAGTTCAACAGATATTTCTACCTGCTGGAG aaCCTTGCCTGGGTCAAGTCTTACAATATCTGCTTTGAGCTGGAGGATTGCAACGAGATCTTTATCCAGCTCTTTAAGACTCTCTTTTCTGTCATAAA TACCAGCCACAACCAGAAGGTACAGATGCATATGTTGGACCTGATGAGCTCCATCATCACAGAGGGAGATGGTGTCACCCAGGAACTGCTGGACACTATCCTCATCAACCTCATTCCTGCTCACAAG AATCTGAACAAGCAGGCCTACGATCTCGCTAAGGTACTTCTGAAGAGGACTGTTCAAACCATCGAAACGTGCATCGCAAAT TTCTTCAACCAAGTGCTGGTCCTGGGCAAGTCGTCCGTGAGCGATCTGTCAGAACACGTCTTCGACCTGATCCAGGAGCTGTTCGCCACGGACCCCCTCCTTCTGTTGTCCGTCATGCCTCAGCTGGAGTTCAAGCTTAAG AGCAACGATGGCGAGGAGCGGCTAGCAGTGGTGCGGCTGCTGGCTAAGCTGTTCGGAGCCCGAGACTCTGAGCTGGCCAATCAGAACCGACCCCTCTGGCAGTGCTTCCTGGGAAG GTTTAATGATATCCACGTTCCCGTCAGACTGGAGTGCGTGAAGTTTGCCAGTCACTGTTTGATGAACCACCCTGACTTGGCCAAAGATCTTACAG ATTACCTGAAGGTCCGCTCACATGACCCTGAGGAAGCCATCCGTCATGATGTCATAGTGACTATCATCAACGCGGGGAAGAAGGACTTGAACCTAGTGAACGACCAACTGTTGGGATTCGTACGCGAGCGGACACTGGATAAGAGG TGGCGAGTGCGTAAGGAGGCCATGATGGGCCTGGCCCAGCTGTTCAAGAAGTACTGTCTGCACCACGAGGCCGGCAAGGAGAGCGCCCAGAAGATCAGCTGGATCAAGGACAAGCTCCTGCACATCTACTATCAGAACAGCATCGATGACAA GCTACTGGTAGAGAAGATCTTTGCACAGTACATGGTGCCTCACAGCCTGGAGACAGAGGAGAAGATGAAGTGTCTGTATTACTTGTATGCCTGCCTGGACCCCAACGCTGTGAA GGCACTGAACGAGATGTGGAAGTGTCAGAACATGCTGAGAAGTGTAGTGAGGGAGCTGCTGGACCTGCACAAGCTGCCACTG TCCGAAGCCAACACTGCCGCCATGTTCGGGAAGCTACTCACCATAACCA AGAACCTTCCGGATCCTGGCAAGGCCCAGGActtcatgaagaagttcaaccAGGTGCTGGGAGAAGACGAGAAGCTGCGTTCGCTGCTTGATCAGCTAATCAGCCCCACCTGCTCCTGCAAGCAGGCCGAAGTCTGCGTG AGGGAGATCACCCGCAAGCTGACGTTCCCCAAGCAGCCGGCGAACCCCTTCCTGGAGATGGTGAAGTTCCTGCTGGAGCGTATCGCCCCAGTGCACATAGACTCTGAGGCCATCAG CTCCCTGGTGAAGCTGTTGAACAGGTCCATAGAAGGGACCGCAGATGATGACGACGAGGGGGTGACCCCCGACACGGCCATCCGCTCAGGGCTGGAGCTGCTCAAG GTGCTGTCGTTCACCCACCCCACCTCCTTCCACTCCGCCGAGACGTACGAGTCGCTGCTGCAGTGTCTGAAGATGGAGGACGACAAGGTGGCCGAAGCCGCCATCCAGATCTTCAGGAACACGGGACAGAAGATCGAGGCGGAGCTGCCGCACATACGATC GACCCTGATCCCCATCCTGCACCACAAGGCCAAGAGGGGCACCCCACACCAGGCCAAACAAGCTGTTCACTGCATCCACGCCATCTTCCACAACAAGGAGGTGCAACTGGCGCAGATCTTTGAG CCCTTGTCACGCAGCTTAAACGGCGACGTTCCTGAGCAACTCATCACCCCACTGGTGTCACTGGGCCATATCTCCATGCTGGCGCCGGACCAGTTCGCCTCGCCCATGAAGTCCATCGTGGCCAACTTTATCGTCAAAGACCTGCTGATGAATGACCGG TCGATTGGCAACAAAGTCgggaagctgtggagctccGATGAGGAGGTGTCCCCAGAGGTCCTGGCCAAG GTCCAGGCTATTAAGCTACTGGTGCGCTGGCTGCTGGGAATGAAGAACAACCAGTCCAAGTCGGCCAACTCCACACTGCGACTGCTGTCGGCAATGCTGGTCAGCGAGGGCGACCTCACAGAGCAGAAGAAGATCAG TAAATCGGACATGTCCCGGCTGCGGTTGGCGGCTGGCGGTGCCATCATGAAACTGGCACAGGAGCCCTGCTACCATGACATCATTACTCCGGAGCAGTTCCAGCTATGTGGTTTGGTCATTAAC GACGAGTGCTACCAGGTGCGGCAGATCTTCGCCCAGAAGCTACACATGGCTCTAGCTAagctcctgctgcccctggAGTACATGGCCGTGTTTGCCCTGTGTGCCAAGGATCCGGTGAAGGAGCGGCGTGCCCACGCTCGGCAGTGCCTGCTGAAGAACATCAGTGTGCGCCGCGAGTACATCAAGcagaaccctgtagcccatg AGAAGTTACCCTCACTTCTGCCAGAGTATGTAGTGCCCTACATGATCCATCTGTTGGCCCACGACCCCGATTTCACCAAACCCCAGGACTTCGACCAACTTCGTGACCTCAAAGA GTGCTTGTGGTTTATGCTGGAGGTGCTGATGACAAAGAACGAGAACAACAGTCACGCCTTCCTCCGGAAGATGGTCGAGAACATCAAGCAGACCAAGGATGCCCAGGCACCTGATGACCCCAAGGCCAATGAG AAGCTGTACGTGGTGTGTGACGTTGCGCTCTTTGTGATCGTCAACAAGAGCACCTCCTGCCACTTGGACTCGCCCAAAGACCCCGTCTTGCCCACCAAGTTCTTCACTCCCCCTGATAAG GACTTTGTAAATGATAAGGAATTCTTGTCAATGGAGGCCAGAACCATGCTCCTGACAGGGAAG cccaaagCCTCACCAGTGCTGGCCACGGTGAACAAGCCACTCACAGTGGCAGGGAGGAGACCGTACACCAAGAGCACGGCCTCAGAAGGCAGCGTAAGCATGAGCGGTCTCtcggagcccatctccccagtgGGGAACAGGGCCAG GGTGGCGGGCGCAGAAGCCGCAGGGCCGGGAGCGAGTGAGAACGAGGAGAATCCGGTGTCGAAGGCGGACGGCGGGAAGAAG GAGAGCAGCTCCGAAACAGGCCAGGCCAGCGTGAAAAAGCGGGGGGCAGGGGCGACACAATCGCCCCACCCGGAGAACAACGTGATACCCGATGGTGCCACGGCAGCAGTGACCCCTACCCCGGTCCCTACTAAACCCAGACGAGGACGGCCGCCCAAGTCCCTCACTGCGGGTGGGGCCACGAGTGCGGGTGGGGCTGGGAGAGGCAGGAAAAGAGCAGCGCCCACCCCCGACAATACAGGCAGTCCCACAGTAGAGCCAATCACCATCAAGATACCAAAACAGCCAGAGGCAGACGGCAAGAGGGCCACGACGCAACGGCAGATGGACCTGCAGAG GTAA
- the ugdh gene encoding UDP-glucose 6-dehydrogenase — protein MFEIKRICCIGAGYVGGPTCSVIAHMCPEIKVTVVDVNESRIKAWNSDTLPIYEPGLKEVVESCRGSNLFFSMDIDSAIKDADLVFISVNTPTKTYGMGKGRAADLKFIEACARRIVEVSDGYKIVTEKSTVPVRAAESIRRIFDANTKPSLNLQVLSNPEFLAEGTAVRDLKEPDRVLIGGDETPEGQRAIRALSAVYERWVPKSRIITTNTWSSELSKLAANAFLAQRISSINSISALCEATGADVEEVARAIGMDQRIGSKFLKASVGFGGSCFQKDVLNLVYLCEALNLPEVASYWQQVIDMNEYQRRRFACRIIDCLFNTVTGKKIALLGFSFKKDTGDTRESSSIYISKYLMDEGAKLHIFDPKVLKEQIIQDLSHPSISEDNPERVSDLVTVTSDPYETCKGAHALVICTEWDMFKELDYEKIYAQMLKPAFIFDGRRVLDHLHPKLQNIGFQIETIGKKVTTARIPFTPPAGIPRILLNEPPAKKAKI, from the exons ATGTTTGAGATAAAGAGGATCTGCTGCATAGGCGCTGGATATGTTGGTGGGCCAACGTGCAGCGTGATCGCTCATATGTGTCCGGAGATTAAAGTCACTGTGGTGGACGTCAATGAGTCCAGAATCAAGGCATGGAACTCTGACACGTTGCCCATATACGAG CCTGGTCTGAAGGAGGTTGTCGAGTCGTGCCGAGGGAGTAATCTCTTCTTCTCTATGGATATAGACTCAGCAATCAAAGATGCAGACCTCGTCTTCATTTCT GTCAACACCCCGACAAAGACGTACGGGATGGGGAAAGGGCGAGCGGCCGACCTGAAGTTCATCGAGGCTTGCGCACGCCGGATCGTGGAGGTGTCAGACGGCTACAAGATCGTGACCGAGAAGAGCACGGTTCCGGTCCGAGCGGCTGAGAGCATCCGGAGGATTTTTGATGCCAACACCAAGCCAAGCCTTAACCTGCAG GTCCTGTCTAACCCAGAGTTCCTGGCTGAGGGTACGGCGGTGCGGGACCTGAAGGAACCGGACCGGGTTCTGATTGGCGGGGACGAGACACCGGAGGGGCAGCGTGCCATCCGGGCCTTGAGTGCCGTCTACGAGCGTTGGGTCCCCAAATCTCGCATCATCACCACCAACACGTGGTCCTCGGAGCTGTCTAAACTG GCAGCGAATGCCTTCCTGGCTCAGCGAATCAGCAGCATCAACTCCATCAGCGCCCTGTGCGAGGCCACGGGTGCCGACGTGGAGGAGGTGGCGCGTGCCATCGGCATGGATCAGCGTATCGGGAGCAAATTCCTCAAGGCCAGCGTGG gtTTTGGTGGCAGCTGTTTCCAGAAGGACGTTCTCAACCTGGTCTATCTCTGTGAGGCGCTCAACCTTCCAGAGGTGGCTTCTTACTGGCAGCAG GTGATCGATATGAACGAGTATCAGAGGCGCAGATTCGCCTGTCGAATCATCGACTGCTTGTTCAACACCGTCACCGGGaagaaaattgctctcctgggctTCTCCTTCAAGAAGGACACAGGCGATACGCG GGAGTCGTCGAGTATCTACATCTCCAAGTACCTGATGGATGAGGGAGCCAAGCTGCACATCTTTGACCCAAAGGTGCTCAAGGAGCAGATCATTCAggacctctcgcaccccagCATCTCAGAGGATAACCCAGAACGAG TGTCTGACCTGGTGACAGTGACCAGCGACCCTTACGAAACATGCAAAGGAGCCCACGCCCTGGTTATCTGCACCGAGTGGGATATGTTCAAG GAACTGGACTATGAGAAGATCTATGCTCAAATGCTGAAGCCAGCCTTCATATTTGATGGTAGACGTGTTCTGGATCATCTCCACCCAAAACTGCAGAACATTGGGTTCCag atcgaGACCATTGGCAAGAAAGTAACTACAGCCCGCATTCCTTTCACCCCCCCGGCTGGTATTCCCAGAATCCTCCTCAACGAGCCCCCGGCTAAGAAGGCCAAAATCTGA
- the smim14 gene encoding small integral membrane protein 14 isoform X1: MLRRRTDFVRAGLNPYSYTRLQVAVCDWGAMAEDGFDLCECICSHEHAMRRLINLLRQSQSYCTDTECLQELPSPGIPEGGDLTLPMILMGWVLIALVLFLLRPASLRGPGAAGKPSGPHNNQEREPPSPPVD; the protein is encoded by the exons ATGCTGCGAAGACGAACAGATTTTGTTCGCGCCGGTTTGAATCCCTATTCCTACACCAGGCTCCAGGTAGCCGT GTGTGATTGGGGAGCCATGGCGGAGGATGGATTTGATCTGTGCGAGTGCATCTGTTCCCACGAACATGCCATGAGAAGACTGATAAACCTG CTCCGACAGTCCCAGTCCTACTGCACAGACACAGAATGTCTTCAAGAAT TGCCCAGCCCCGGCATCCCAGAGGGCGGTGATCTGACGTTGCCAATGATCTTGATGGGCTGGGTGCTTATTGCCCTGGTCCTCTTCCTCCTAAGACCTGCCAGCCTGAGGGGCCCCGGTGCTGCTGGGAAGCCGTCCGGCCCGCATAAT AATCAAGAAAGAGAGCCGCCGAGCCCACCTGTGGACTAG